In Pirellulales bacterium, the genomic stretch GCAGTTGTGTTTTGGGGCAAGAGAAGGTCGCCGATGAAACGTGCTGGTTCGCTGGGTTTGGCGCTGTTGGTTGCGTTGCTCGCCGCCACGGTTGCATATGCCTGGAACTTTAGCGGGCACATGACGACTGGCGCCATTGCTTACAATGTTCTTTCGCAGAGCGATCCACAGGCGCTCGCCGCTGCCATTGCCTTGCTCAAGCAGCATCCGCATTATGAAATTCGCTGGGCCAGACAATTGGAGAAAGTCGATCCCGCCGATCGCGACCAAGCGCTGTTCATGTTGGCGTGCCGCTGGCCTGATGACATTCGTGGAAATCCCGATTACAACCATCCAGAGTGGCATTACATCGACTACGCGTACAAGCCTCCCGGCCAGCCCGATTCGGTGCAAACCGCCGAGGTGAAAGATCCCAACATCGAAACGGCGTTTCGCAGCAATGTTGATATTTTGAAAGGCGACGTACCGGCTCCCGAAAAAGCGGTAGCTTTGTGCTGGGTCATGCATCTGATTGGCGATTGCCACATGCCGCTGCACGCCACGAGTTTGTACAGCACGGAGTATCCCGACGGTGACCAAGGGGGCAACAAGCAATTCATCCGCGCCAAACCCGACGGCCGGCCGGTAAAGTTGCACTTCTTTTGGGATGGCCTGGTAAGCGGCTCGGAAGATACACGCGACATCCGCAAGTTGGCCATTGAGTTGCAAGATCAGCATCCGAAAGCGGAGCTTGACCCCAAGGAGGAAGATGTCTCGACGGCCGATTTCGCCAATTGGATTCAAGATAGCCTGGCGCTGGCCAAATCGAAGGTATATTTGGACGGTCGGCTGGCAAGCAGCCCCGATCGAAATTCCGCTCCCGTTTTGCCGGACGATTACATTCAGCAAGCCAAGAAGCTCGCCGACGTCCGCGTCACGTTGGCTGGCTATCGAATGGCAGATGTTGTGGCCAAGTTGTTTCACGATCATTCTGCTCCCTAATCGTTCTTCCTCACTGCCAGCGAAACAACCGCAACGCCAGCGCGAAGCTGATAATCGCCCAAGCGGCCATAATTCCGATCTCCGCCGCCTGCGACCACAGCGTGGCTCCTTCCAGCATTACCGCCCGCAGCGAGTTAATGAGCGGCGTCAACGGCAGGGCTTTAATGAATGGTTGCATTGCGTCGGGAAACCGATCCGAGGAGAAAAAAATTCCCGACAAGATCCACATCGGAATTTGCACCAGGTTCATCAGGCCAAAAATGGCGTCTTGCGTTTTCACGCGACTGGCCAGCAGCAGCCCAATGCCGAAGAACATGATGGAACCCAGTACAATCAAAAACGCCACGGCCAAGGCGCTCCCAAGGATGGGTACATCAAATGCGTAGCGGGCGAAGATCAATAAAATCAATGCCTGGGCCACGCTAAAAATAAACCGGCTGGACATCACCGAAACCAAAAATTGCCAGCGTTTCATTGGCGTGGCCAGAAAGCGCTTCAGCAGTTTTCGGATCCGCATTTCCACGGTTACAAATCCGACGCCCCACATGCCGCCCCCCAATAAATTCACGCCCAACAGACCGGGCACCAGAAAATCGATATATCGCCCGCCCGGCTCGTCCACCGCCACCGAGTTAATGGTCGCCACGTCGCGCCGGCCGCCGGCGCGCTGCAACTGATCGTCCACCGCATTGCGGGCCAGCACGCTTTCGGGCCGGGTGGGATCGAAGCGGTATTCATAGTGTGCGGCAGATTGATCGCTGGGTTGATCGGCCGTCACCACGATGTCGGTTTTTCCGGCTCGCAGGCGGAGTTGAGCCTGGTCGGACGACACAATTTCTGTTTTGAACTTTTGCGTGCTGTTCTCAGCGGAAAGCGCTTTCTGCGTCGCCACGGCCAGAGGATTTTCTACAATGTCGACCACCACTTGCGTCGCCGGCTTATTTCGGAAAGCGATGCCCAGGGCGATCGTCACGATAATGGGAAATCCGTAGGTCCAAATCCACGCTTCCGGCTCGCGCGAAAACTCGCGCATCCGGCAGCCAATCAATTGGGCCAGCGGCCAGTAACGTCGAGTGTTGTCCGAGGAGGAGTTCATAGTTCAATGTTGAATTGCAAAGTCTGATTAAGCCGCAAGCGTTTCATCTGCTTCCGATAAGTGCCGTCCCGCGAGTTTCACAAATACGTCTTCCAAACTGGCGTGGCGCGTGGTTAGCCCGGTGAGTTCGCGTTTCGTCGAATCCAACCGGGCCAGCAGCGCCGGCAGGGCCACGTGGGGCTCGCTGACGGAAAGGCAAATTCGACCTTGCTCCAACCGCACGTCGCTCACGGCGGGCAAGTCGGCGTAGGAATGCCGTACATCGGCCGAAGTTTGTTCGGCGCCGTCGATCGTAAATTCAATGACGTGTTCACCGCCCAGGCTGAGGATCAGCTCGCGGGGCGTGCCCAGAGCAATCACGCGGCCATGATCGACAATCGCTACCCGATCGCACAGCCGCTCCGCTTCGTCCATGTAATGCGTGGTGAGCAGCACGCTCCGTCCGGCCTGGCGAAACCCGCGAATGATGTCCCACAATTGCCGGCGCGATTGTGGATCGAGCCCCGTCGTCGGTTCATCGAGAAACAGCAATTCCGGATCGCCCACCAAGGCGCAGGCCACTGCCAATCGCTGCCGTTGCCCGCCCGATAAATCGCGTACCCAAGCGTTTTCTTTTTCCTCCAACGAAACATGGCTCATTGCTTGTCGCGGGTCAATTCCCCGCCGATAAAAGCTGCGAAACAACGTGAGCGTTTCGCGCACCGAAAGTTTTTCCGAAAGCCGCGTTTCCTGGAGCGAAATGCCAATCCGCTGGCGTATTTCATCGTCATCCTGCCCCCAGCGATAACCCAGCACTTCCACTTCGCCGGAAGTGGCATCGAGCAACCCTTCCAGAATTTCGATGGTCGTTGTCTTGCCGGCCCCGTTAGGCCCCAGCAGG encodes the following:
- a CDS encoding S1/P1 nuclease — its product is MKRAGSLGLALLVALLAATVAYAWNFSGHMTTGAIAYNVLSQSDPQALAAAIALLKQHPHYEIRWARQLEKVDPADRDQALFMLACRWPDDIRGNPDYNHPEWHYIDYAYKPPGQPDSVQTAEVKDPNIETAFRSNVDILKGDVPAPEKAVALCWVMHLIGDCHMPLHATSLYSTEYPDGDQGGNKQFIRAKPDGRPVKLHFFWDGLVSGSEDTRDIRKLAIELQDQHPKAELDPKEEDVSTADFANWIQDSLALAKSKVYLDGRLASSPDRNSAPVLPDDYIQQAKKLADVRVTLAGYRMADVVAKLFHDHSAP
- a CDS encoding ABC transporter ATP-binding protein — encoded protein: MLAIHCQQLTKRYSGKPPVDAVRGLDLAVEQGECFGLLGPNGAGKTTTIEILEGLLDATSGEVEVLGYRWGQDDDEIRQRIGISLQETRLSEKLSVRETLTLFRSFYRRGIDPRQAMSHVSLEEKENAWVRDLSGGQRQRLAVACALVGDPELLFLDEPTTGLDPQSRRQLWDIIRGFRQAGRSVLLTTHYMDEAERLCDRVAIVDHGRVIALGTPRELILSLGGEHVIEFTIDGAEQTSADVRHSYADLPAVSDVRLEQGRICLSVSEPHVALPALLARLDSTKRELTGLTTRHASLEDVFVKLAGRHLSEADETLAA
- a CDS encoding ABC transporter permease, giving the protein MNSSSDNTRRYWPLAQLIGCRMREFSREPEAWIWTYGFPIIVTIALGIAFRNKPATQVVVDIVENPLAVATQKALSAENSTQKFKTEIVSSDQAQLRLRAGKTDIVVTADQPSDQSAAHYEYRFDPTRPESVLARNAVDDQLQRAGGRRDVATINSVAVDEPGGRYIDFLVPGLLGVNLLGGGMWGVGFVTVEMRIRKLLKRFLATPMKRWQFLVSVMSSRFIFSVAQALILLIFARYAFDVPILGSALAVAFLIVLGSIMFFGIGLLLASRVKTQDAIFGLMNLVQIPMWILSGIFFSSDRFPDAMQPFIKALPLTPLINSLRAVMLEGATLWSQAAEIGIMAAWAIISFALALRLFRWQ